A window from Pseudomonas alloputida encodes these proteins:
- a CDS encoding OprD family porin — protein MPSAFRFTPLFIALTATIPFAAQADEDKADGFIEGSSFNLHFRNAYFNRDNHNAGVRDTREWGQGAVARFESGYTPGVVGFGLDAHAMLGLKLDGGGGHAGTSILPEHIKDDGELGAAPHSFSTAGAAVKLKAFDTELKAGDLFLTNPVIAGGETRMLPQTFRGVSLTNTSIDGLLLEGGQVSFTHPYNQSGHRRIDTYYGSLDEHDKSKHLNWAGASWSGTEHITANLYAAELKDIWNQYYADFDYTYVVNDLVSLNPGVHFYHTQDTGQALLGKIDNNTYSVHFTVNAGFHSVTAAYQRVNGNTPFDYINLGDSVYLDNSRMYSDFNAPNERSWKLQYGYDFAGVGVPGLSTSLSYSRGEADLTKATQDTTHYDYYREDGKNAMHWERDLDVKYVFQEGDLKDLSVLVRYATHRGSQGYASIDSNSDNDELRVIVDYPLNVF, from the coding sequence GTGCCTTCCGCGTTTCGTTTTACCCCGCTTTTCATTGCGTTGACTGCAACGATCCCTTTCGCCGCCCAGGCAGATGAAGACAAGGCTGATGGCTTCATCGAAGGTTCGTCCTTCAACCTGCATTTTCGTAATGCCTACTTCAACCGCGACAACCACAACGCCGGCGTGCGCGACACCCGCGAGTGGGGCCAGGGCGCGGTAGCGCGTTTCGAGTCGGGCTACACCCCGGGTGTGGTCGGTTTTGGCCTGGATGCTCATGCCATGCTGGGCCTGAAGCTCGACGGCGGTGGCGGCCATGCCGGCACCAGCATCCTGCCCGAACACATCAAGGACGACGGCGAACTGGGCGCTGCCCCGCATTCGTTCTCCACTGCCGGTGCTGCAGTCAAGCTGAAAGCCTTCGACACCGAGCTGAAAGCCGGTGACCTGTTCCTCACCAACCCAGTGATCGCCGGCGGCGAAACGCGCATGTTGCCGCAAACCTTCCGCGGTGTAAGCCTGACCAACACCAGCATCGACGGCCTGTTGCTCGAAGGCGGCCAGGTCAGCTTCACCCACCCGTACAACCAAAGCGGCCATCGCCGCATCGACACCTACTACGGGTCACTGGACGAGCACGACAAGAGCAAGCACCTGAACTGGGCCGGCGCGTCGTGGAGCGGTACCGAGCACATCACCGCCAACCTGTACGCCGCCGAGCTGAAGGACATCTGGAACCAGTACTACGCGGACTTCGACTACACCTATGTGGTCAATGACCTGGTCAGCCTGAACCCGGGCGTGCACTTCTATCACACCCAGGACACCGGCCAGGCCCTGCTAGGCAAGATCGACAACAACACCTACAGCGTGCACTTTACCGTCAATGCAGGCTTCCACAGCGTCACCGCTGCCTACCAGCGAGTGAACGGCAACACGCCGTTCGACTACATCAACCTGGGCGACAGCGTGTACCTGGACAACTCGCGCATGTACTCGGACTTCAACGCGCCGAACGAGCGTTCGTGGAAACTGCAGTACGGCTATGACTTCGCCGGTGTCGGCGTGCCTGGTTTGTCCACCTCGCTGTCCTACTCGCGCGGCGAGGCTGACCTGACCAAGGCCACTCAGGACACCACTCACTACGACTACTACCGTGAAGATGGCAAGAACGCCATGCACTGGGAGCGCGACCTGGACGTGAAATACGTATTCCAGGAAGGTGACCTCAAGGACCTGTCGGTGCTGGTACGCTATGCCACCCACCGCGGCAGCCAGGGTTATGCGTCGATCGACAGCAACAGCGACAACGATGAACTGCGGGTAATCGTCGATTACCCACTGAACGTGTTCTGA
- a CDS encoding YkgJ family cysteine cluster protein, with the protein MTDRLRFGCTGCGKCCTGHHVPLTLAEARRWAEDAGQVVVLIEAFVVDGPGMPLEQRDHVLRRSHPVHCGEGEARVSVTFAAFNPGRCRNLDANDLCTIYEQRPLVCRIYPVEINPHIPLRPDSKDCPPEAWQQGPELIHGTQLVDVELQALVQASRQADRDDIAAKVAVCQALGMTTSALKGNGFTAYLPDMGAFAAALAQVQGNEGAQWTLHVQDEALTASLQALGLRTTHETPVYYAFIGF; encoded by the coding sequence GTGACCGACCGCTTACGTTTCGGCTGTACCGGCTGCGGCAAATGCTGTACCGGCCACCATGTGCCACTGACGCTGGCCGAAGCGCGTCGCTGGGCGGAGGATGCCGGCCAGGTGGTGGTACTGATCGAGGCCTTCGTCGTGGACGGCCCCGGCATGCCGCTGGAGCAGCGTGACCATGTGCTGCGACGCTCCCACCCGGTGCATTGCGGCGAGGGCGAGGCACGCGTCTCGGTGACCTTTGCTGCATTCAACCCCGGACGTTGCCGTAACCTCGACGCCAACGACCTCTGCACCATCTATGAGCAGCGCCCACTGGTCTGTCGCATCTATCCGGTAGAAATCAACCCGCATATTCCCCTGCGGCCAGACAGCAAGGACTGCCCGCCGGAGGCCTGGCAACAGGGGCCGGAGCTGATTCACGGCACGCAACTGGTCGATGTGGAACTGCAGGCGCTGGTACAGGCTTCGCGCCAGGCCGACCGCGATGACATTGCCGCCAAGGTGGCGGTGTGCCAGGCATTGGGCATGACGACCAGTGCGCTCAAGGGTAACGGTTTTACCGCCTACTTGCCGGATATGGGGGCGTTTGCTGCGGCGCTGGCGCAGGTACAGGGGAATGAAGGGGCGCAGTGGACCTTGCATGTGCAGGATGAAGCGCTGACGGCAAGCTTGCAGGCACTGGGTTTGCGCACAACCCATGAAACCCCGGTTTATTACGCCTTTATCGGTTTCTAG